A window of Chlorobium phaeobacteroides DSM 266 genomic DNA:
CGGAGATATACTCAAAATCTCCATTTGCCATCACCTTGAGCCAACCGTACTGGGTATTTGCCCACTGACCAACCGTACCTGTCTCTACAGTTCCAGCTTCATTCTTGTAGGTGAATGATACCAGTGCGATCGTTTCGTCAGCACCTGGCAGATCGACCCCGCTCAAACTGCCAGAGATCACTGTGCCTGAAAGCAGATTGCCTGAGGCTTTATTACTTGCCAATGCCCCAGGAAAATCAGGCAAGGCAACATCTGTTACACCACCCTCCTCAACACTCCACCATGCCTGATTTTTGGGAGATTCGCCAACTTTGTAATCGTCAGTTGCAATCGGAATGTCGTTTTCTACCGTTACCGTAAAGAGCTGGCTGTTGCTTCCGCCAAGGGTTCCGAGGTTTACCGTGTCGTTGTCGGCGTCGGTTACTTCGATCAGTTTGGTGAAGTTCAGCAGGCTCTGGCTGTTGGCCAGCATCGTTTCGCTGTCGCTGTCGCTTCCGCTGTGGTCGAGCTGGTCTTCGAGGTCGAAGTTCCAGGTGCCGCTGCTTGAGACGTTCAGCGTGAATACCGTCCGCGTTCCGGCTGTCGCTGTTAACTGGCTGCCGTCGGAGTTGACGCTATACAACACCGTTTCGCTGTTCGAGGTCAGTCCGGACTGCGCTGCGCTTATCAGGCTGCTGTCGGTCGTCAGGCGGTAGCTGAGCGCTGGTTCGTCGGCTCCTATGCTGAACAGTGTCGACAGGCTTGCCTGACTGCCGCTTGTTCCGCTTCCGCTCAACTGGGCTACCTGCGTTACGCCGGGGATGGTTTCCTGGTTGCCCGTCGAGAGGTCGCCGCTGTCGCTTTCGTGACCGAGTGCGTCTTCGTAGACTTTTCCGCTTATGGCTGTCAGGCTCGTCGATGGACCTTTCAGGGTCGGAATGTCGTTTTCTACCGTTACCGTAAAGAGCTGGCTGTTGCTTCCGCCAAGGGTTCCGAGGTTTACCGTGTCGTTGTCGGCGTCGGTTACTTCGATCAGTTTGGTGAAGTTCAGCAGGCTCTGGCTGTTGGCCAGCATCGTTTCGCTGTCGCTGTCGCTTCCGCTGTGGTCGAGCTGGTCTTCGAGGTCGAAGTTCCAGGCGCCGCTGCTTGAGACGTTCAGCGTGAATACCGTCCGCGTTCCGGCTGTCGCTGTTAACTGGCTGCCGTCGGAGTTGACGCTATACAACACCGTTTCGCTGTTCGAGGTCAGTCCGGACTGCGCTGCGCTTATCAGGCTGCTGTCGGTCGTCAGGCGGTAGCTGAGCGCTGGTTCGTCGGCTCCTATGCTGAACAGTGTCGACAGGCTTGCCTGACTGCCGCTTGTTCCGCTTCCGGTCAACTGGGCTACCTGCGTTACGCCGGGAATGGTTTCCTGGTTGCCCGTCGAGAGGTCGCCGCTGTCGCTTTCGTGACCGAGTGCGTCTTCGTAGACTTTTCCGCTTATGGCTGTCAGGCTCGTCGATGGACCTTTCAGGGTCGGAATGTCGTTTTCTACCGTTACCGTAAAGAGCTGGCTGTTGCTTCCGCCAAGGGTTCCGAGGTTTACCGTGTCGTTGTCGGCGTCGGTTACTTCGATCAGTTTGGTGAAGTTCAGCAGGCTCTGGCTGTTGGCCAGCATCGTTTCGCTGTCGCTGTCGCTTCCGCTGTGGTCGAGCTGGTCTTCGAGGTCGAAGTTCCAGGTGCCGCTGCTTGAGACGTTCAGCGTGAATACCGTCCGCGTTCCGGCTGTCGCTGTTAACTGGCTGCCGTCGGAGTTGACGCTATACAACACCGTTTCGCTGTTCGAGGTCAGTCCGGACTGCGCTGCGCTTAACAGGCTGCTGTCGGTCGTCAGGCGGTAGCTGAGCGCTGGTTCGTCGGCTCCTATGCTGAACAGTGTCGACAGGCTTGCCTGACTGCCGCTTGTTCCGCTTCCGCTCAACTGGGCTACCTGCGTTACGCCGGGAATGGTTTCCTGGTTGCCCGTCGAGAGGTCGCCGCTGTCGCTTTCGTGACCGAGTGCGTCTTCGTAGACTTTTCCGCTTATGGCTGTCAGGCTCGTCGATGGACCTTTCAGGGTCGGAATGTCGTTTTCTACCGTTACCGTAAAGAGCTGGCTGTTGCTTCCGCCAAGGGTTCCGAGGTTTACCGTGTCGTTGTCGGCGTCGGTTACTTCGATCAGTTTGGTGAAGTTCAGCAGGCTCTGGCTGTTGGCCAGCATCGTTTCGCTGTCGCTGTCGCTTCCGCTGTGGTCGAGCTGGTCTTCGAGGTCGAAGTTCCAGGTGCCGCTGCTTGAGACGTTCAGCGTGAATACCGTCCGCGTTCCGGCTGTCGCTGTTAACTGGCTGCCGTCGGAGTTGACGCTATACAACACCGTTTCGCTGTTCGAGGTCAGTCCGGACTGCGCTGCGCTTAACAGGCTGCTGTCGGTCGTCAGGCGGTAGCTGAGCGCTGGTTCGTCGGCTCCTATGCTGAACAGTGTCGACAGGCTTGCCTGACTGCCGCTTGTTCCGCTTCCGCTCAACTGGGCTACCTGCGTTACGCCGGGAATGGTTTCCTGGTTGCCCGTCGAGAGGTCGCCGCTGTCGCTTTCGTGACCGAGTGCGTCTTCGTAGACTTTTCCGCTTATGGCTGTCAGGCTCGTCGATGGACCTTTCAGGGTCGGAATGTCGTTTTCTACCGTTACCGTAAAGAGCTGGCTGTTGCTTCCGCCAAGGGTTCCGAGGTTTACCGTGTCGTTGTCGGCGTCGGTTACTTCGATCAGTTTGGTGAAGTTCAGCAGGCTCTGGCTGTTGGCCAGCATCGTTTCGCTGTCGCTGTCGCTTCCGCTGTGGTCGAGCTGGTCTTCGAGGTCGAAGTTCCAGGTGCCGCTGCTTGAGACGTTCAGCGTGAATACCGTCCGCGTTCCGGCTGTCGCTGTTAACTGGCTGCCGTCGGAGTTGACGCTATACAACACCGTTTCGCTGTTCGAGGTCAGTCCGGACTGCGCTGCGCTTAACAGGCTGCTGTCGGTCGTCAGGCGGTAGCTGAGCGCTGGTTCGTCGGCTCCTATGCTGAACAGTGTCGACAGGCTTGCCTGACTGCCGCTTGTTCCGCTTCCGGTCAACTGGGCTACCTGCGTTACGCCGGGGATGGTTTCCTGGTTGCCCGTCGAGAGGTCGCCGCTGTCGCTTTCGTGACCGAGTGCGTCTTCGTAGACTTTTCCGCTTATGGCTGTCAGGCTCGTCGATGGACCTTTCAGGGTCGGAATGTCGTTTTCTACCGTTACCGTAAAGAGCTGGCTGTTGCTTCCGCCAAGGGTTCCGAGGTTTACCGTGTCGTTGTCGGCGTCGGTTACTTCGATCAGTTTGGTGAAGTTCAGCAGGCTCTGGCTGTTGGCCAGCATCGTTTCGCTGTCGCTGTCGCTTCCGCTGTGGTCGAGCTGGTCTTCGAGGTCGAAGTTCCAGGTGCCGCTGCTTGAGACGTTCAGCGTGAATACCGTCCGCGTTCCGGCTGTCGCTGTTAACTGGCTGCCGTCGGAGTTGACGCTATACAACACCGTTTCGCTGTTCGAGGTCAGTCCGGACTGCGCTGCGCTTAACAGGCTGCTGTCGGTCGTCAGGCGGTAGCTGAGCGCTGGTTCGTCGGCTCCTATGCTGAACAGTGTCGACAGGCTTGCCTGACTGCCGCTTGTTCCGCTTCCGGTCAACTGGGCTACCTGCGTTACGCCGGGAATGGTTTCCTGGTTGCCCGTCGAGAGGTCGCCGCTGTCGCTTTCGTGACCGAGTGCGTCTTCGTAGACTTTTCCGCTTATGGCTGTCAGGCTCGTCGATGGACCTTTCAGGGTCGGAATGTCGTTTTCTACCGTTACCGTAAAGAGCTGGCTGTTGCTTCCGCCAAGGGTTCCGAGGTTTACCGTGTCGTTGTCGGCGTCGGTTACTTCGATCAGTTTGGTGAAGTTCAGCAGGCTCTGGCTGTTGGCCAGCATCGTTTCGCTGTCGCTGTCGCTTCCGCTGTGGTCGAGCTGGTCTTCGAGGTCGAAGTTCCAGGTGCCGCTGCTTGAGACGTTCAGCGTGAATACCGTCCGCGTTCCGGCTGTCGCTGTTAACTGGCTGCCGTCGGAGTTGACGCTATACAACACCGTTTCGCTGTTCGAGGTCAGTCCGGACTGCGCTGCGCTTATCAGGCTGCTGTCGGTCGTCAGGCGGTAGCTGAGCGCTGGTTCGTCGGCTCCTATGCTGAACAGTGTCGACAGGCTTGCCTGACTGCCGCTTGTTCCGCTTCCGCTCAACTGGGCTACCTGCGTTACGCCGGGAATGGTTTCCTGGTTGCCCGTCGAGAGGTCGCCGCTGTCGCTTTCGTGACCGAGTGCGTCTTCGTAGACTTTTCCGCTTATGGCTGTCAGGCTCGTCGATGGACCTTTCAGGGTCGGAATGTCGTTTTCTACCGTTACCGTAAAGAGCTGGCTGTTGCTTCCGCCAAGGGTTCCGAGGTTTACCGTGTCGTTGTCGGCGTCGGTTACTTCGATCAGTTTGGTGAAGTTCAGCAGGCTCTGGCTGTTGGCCAGCATCGTTTCGCTGTCGCTGTCGCTTCCGCTGTGGTCGAGCTGGTCTTCGAGGTCGAAGTTCCAGGTGCCGCTGCTTGAGACGTTCAGCGTGAATACCGTCCGCGTTCCGGCTGTCGCTGTTAACTGGCTGCCGTCGGAGTTGACGCTATACAACACCGTTTCGCTGTTCGAGGTCAGTCCGGACTGCGCTGCGCTTAACAGGCTGCTGTCGGTCGTCAGGCGGTAGCTGAGCGCTGGTTCGTCGGCTCCTATGCTGAACAGTGTCGACAGGCTTGCCTGACTGCCGCTTGTTCCGCTTCCGCTCAACTGGGCTACCTGCGTTACGCCGGGGATGGTTTCCTGGTTGCCCGTCGAGAGGTCGCCGCTGTCGCTTTCGTGACCGAGTGCGTCTTCGTAGACTTTTCCGCTTATGGCTGTCAGGCTCGTCGATGGACCTTTCAGGGTCGGAATGTCGTTTTCTACCGTTACCGTAAAGAGCTGGCTGTTGCTTCCGCCAAGGGTTCCGAGGTTTACCGTGTCGTTGTCGGCGTCGGTTACTTCGATCAGTTTGGTGAAGTTCAGCAGGCTCTGGCTGTTGGCCAGCATCGTTTCGCTGTCGCTGTCGCTTCCGCTGTGGTCGAGCTGGTCTTCGAGGTCGAAGTTCCAGGTGCCGCTGCTTGAGACGTTCAGCGTGAATACCGTCCGCGTTCCGGCTGTCGCTGTTAACTGGCTGCCGTCGGAGTTGACGCTATACAACACCGTTTCGCTGTTCGAGGTCAGTCCGGACTGCGCTGCGCTTAACAGGCTGCTGTCGGTCGTCAGGCGGTAGCTGAGCGCTGGTTCGTCGGCTCCTATGCTGAACAGTGTCGACAGGCTTGCCTGACTGCCGCTTGTTCCGCTTCCGGTCAACTGGGCTACCTGCGTTACGCCGGGGATGGTTTCCTGGTTGCCCGTCGAGAGGTCGCCGCTGTCGCTTTCGTGACCGAGTGCGTCTTCGTAGACTTTTCCGCTTATGGCTGTCAGGCTCGTCGATGGACCTTTCAGGGTCGGAATGTCGTTTTCTACCGTTACCGTAAAGAGCTGGCTGTTGCTTCCGCCAAGGGTTCCGAGGTTTACCGTGTCGTTGTCGGCGTCGGTTACTTCGATCAGTTTGGTGAAGTTCAGCAGGCTCTGGCTGTTGGCCAGCATCGTTTCGCTGTCGCTGTCGCTTCCGCTGTGGTCGAGCTGGTCTTCGAGGTCGAAGTTCCAGGTGCCGCTGCTTGAGACGTTCAGCGTGAATACCGTCCGCGTTCCGGCTGTCGCTGTTAACTGGCTGCCGTCGGAGTTGACGCTATACAACACCGTTTCGCTGTTCGAGGTCAGTCCGGACTGCGCTGCGCTTAACAGGCTGCTGTCGGTCGTCAGGCGGTAGCTGAGCGCTGGTTCGTCGGCTCCTATGCTGAACAGTGTCGACAGGCTTGCCTGACTGCCGCTTGTTCCGCTTCCGCTCAACTGGGCTACCTGCGTTACGCCGGGGATGGTTTCCTGGTTGCCCGTCGAGAGGTCGCCGCTGTCGCTTTCGTGACCGAGTGCGTCTTCGTAGACTTTTCCGCTTATGGCTGTCAGGCTCGTCGATGGACCTTTAAGAATCGGTACGTCGTCAACCACAGTAACGGTAAACGACCCATTATCGGTGTCGAGAGTACCTTCGTTGCTATCCCTGACCTGAAAATCAAAAGTAAAATCCATCGTATTCTCGCCAGCCGCTGCAGGATGGTCTATCTGATCGAGAAGGGTAAATTCATAGCGCTGTGATCCGCTCTGGTCATACGGGTCGATAATCTCGACACTGAAAACCTTGTCAACAGGCGTACCGTCAGGATTTACTGAACTGCCCGTATAGGCAATCAGGGTATGGCCGTCACCACTTACATAATATTTCACCTCTTTGCCGCCCGAGGTCAACCCCGTCGGCGCATCTTGCGAGGTGAAATAGGTGTCGATAGGGTCTTCGCCAGGAACAACACCAAGCGATCCGCCGACCGTAACCGACTCCTTGACAGGATCAGTACCGACAGATTGTGCATTGTCAAGGTCATCCTCGTCAACGGATGAGGGCAAGGGAGTGCCAATGACAGGAAAGGTGTCGAGAACATCAATAACCAGGCTGGATAACGCTATGTCTCCATCAATATCGCTGACGGTGTAGACGATCGGATCTTTAAGGACATTGTCCGCTCCATGCGTTTCCGTAGGATCGCTCAGGTAACTCCACGTTCCATCACTGTTGATGGTAAATGATCCGTATTGCGTATTGGCGGTTAATGAACCGCCTGCAGGAACCGATTCGGTAACAGGAGCACCTCCGCCTTCAGGGAAATAGGTTATTGCCGAAACCTTCGAAGGCCCGTTGCCGTTTTCATCATTCAAAAGAAGATTGCCGGTTATCGTGTTTTCACCCTCAACAACCACCGCTGTTTCACCAAATGCCTTTGGAAGATAGTTGGGAGTTCTTTCTTCACCTTCACCTTCGAACTCTCTCAACACATAGCCGGACTGCTCATAATCAAAAGTAAGCGGGGTGGTATACATGACGAGCCTTTCATCAGTGGTTGCGCGCCCCCCAAGCAGAGCGTCGGGAGATTCAAGGCGGGCACCAAATGATGAGACATAATTGCCGGTATTTGACCAGTAACGATAAGGCACAGGTACAACACTCTCCAGAATACGTGGCGCACGGATATATCCGTGTCCATGATCTCCGTCAGGCGAAGTGTAGGGGCTTGACGAATCCTGTTGATTATCCCTGATATTTCTTGCTGTACTCTCAGGGAATGTGACGGAATCTCTCTGGAGAGGATCAAACAGGTTCTGATTATCAAAAATTCCTGACGAAAGAACCGTTTCTTTATTACCGGTAACGCTCAGCGTTGTTCCATCTGCATTCCTGAGTCTGACCTTGCTCCCGCTCTGGGTGATGATGGTGTCACCTTCGTGAACCGTGTCACCCTTGTGAAGCCGTCGCCGGGTTCCGTTTTCATCCAGAACCCAGACCTTGCCGATAACACTCACTACCTCAACCGGTGCACCGGAATCACTCTGGTCAGAATCACCGGGATTATCAAAAAGTCCTGCAGCAAGAACAATCTCCTGATTGCCGAGAACTTTAAGCGTATTGCCACTCGGGGTTTTGAACTCGACCGTACTACCTTGTTCGGTAATGATGACCTCCCCTTCATAGACCTTATCTCCTTCATAAAGCCGACGCCGGGTTCCATCTTTAGACTGAACCCAGACTATACCGGTAACTGTGGCAGCGATTGCCATCGGAGTAGTAGTGTACGTGCTCATTGGTCAAATAAATAATTAAAATATTTTATCGGAACGCGTGTTAACGTCTGGTATTCAGAGAGGAATTCACACCCTGATATGACAGCAAACGCGAAACAAAAAAGCAGTTTCTTAGAGAATGTCCATACTGATTCATGATTTCAAGATCTTTTCGGCAAGAACCGGAAAAAACACGATATAAGTTGAGCAAACCAAAAAAGCTGTTTTGTCACGCCCCCTGTATTTTTCAGGTGATAAGAGGGCATAGAGTATATCTATAGCTTAGCTATTTAGGCTTAAAATAGGAGTTTTACCTGAAACAAACAACGTAAAATATGTAAAAAACAGCCGCTTTGTATTACAAAGCGCATTATTTTCAAGAAATTTCATCAAAAAAAGTGAACAGCGTTGCTTTTCGCAAACAGATTAAACCTGTTCATACAACGCATAATTCACGCGTTTCTTTTCACTGCGCCTTCATGCGAGACTCTTTGAAAAACGGTAATTTGTACTATTCCGTCGATACGTGCTCATAAAAAATGACCTTCGTGCAGCCAGGAGGATCGAAAAAATAACGGAATGTTTTTCAGGCATAACAAAAGGCGCAGTTTTCTTTTTTTGAATAAAAAATCGCAGGATATTTTATTTTTTTCTTTATTTCTCCGCAGGTAAAAGAACGCCTTTTAGTTATAACACTGTTTCAAATCCATGCGCATTTCACGAAAAATCGAGATTGACTACGGCCATACGCTCCCGAACAGTTTCTCGTTCTGCAATCAACTGCATGGTCATCGCGGGGTGATTGTTGCTACCGTCGAGGGGAAAATGATTGAGCGGACAGGCGGTGATGAAGAGGGGATGGTTATGGATTTCAAGTTTCTGAAAGAGATCATGGTGGAGCATATCCACGACAAGCTCGATCATGGTTTTGCGGTGTGGAAAGAAGACCATGAAGATCTTGAGTTTATCCTGAAACGCAATTCACGGGTACTGATTACCGATGAACCGCCTACTGCAGAGTGCCTTGCAAAGTGGGCCTTCAATCAGTTACGGCACCGACTGCCTGAAGGCGTTCTTTTGAGAGAGGTGCGATGGTATGAAACCCCAAATAACTGGGCGGATTACGATGGTATCCAGTAAACCTCTCCTGCCTGTTCAACCGTATTGAACCGACCGGTTGCAATCAACTCTTTCATAACAGACTCTACCTTGGCAAAATCATCTGAAAAGCGATCTGCAAGAGCAAGAGAAAGCTCCCTCTCCTGAACCGGATGTCGTGAAATAATGGCTGCAACTGCTTCAAGCAGGTCGGGGACTTCCCGAAGATTCATCCCGCCCTTTACCGGATGCACAACAAGAGCAACCGTCGAGAGTATCCTGATCGCCTGCTCGACCCGATCGTCTTCAGGAACGCTCACGTCACTCTCTGTTGCCGGCCTTGTCGGCTGAACAAGATGCACCATGTCAGGAGAAACAAGCTTCAGTGCTGCGGCAAGATCATACAGTGCCTCATCGGAGTCATTTATTCCCCTGAGCAGCATAACCTCAACCCAGAGCCTGCCACGATATTCACGCCGGAACTGTATCAATCCGTCAAGATGTTGACGAAAGGTAAATCCCGGAGCGGGACGGTCAATGCGTTCATAGAGTTCTTTGGAGCCTGCGTTGAGTGACGGGAGCACTGCATCAGCCTCGATCAGTTCACTGCGGACTTCAGGCAGATACAA
This region includes:
- a CDS encoding Ig-like domain-containing protein, translated to MSTYTTTPMAIAATVTGIVWVQSKDGTRRRLYEGDKVYEGEVIITEQGSTVEFKTPSGNTLKVLGNQEIVLAAGLFDNPGDSDQSDSGAPVEVVSVIGKVWVLDENGTRRRLHKGDTVHEGDTIITQSGSKVRLRNADGTTLSVTGNKETVLSSGIFDNQNLFDPLQRDSVTFPESTARNIRDNQQDSSSPYTSPDGDHGHGYIRAPRILESVVPVPYRYWSNTGNYVSSFGARLESPDALLGGRATTDERLVMYTTPLTFDYEQSGYVLREFEGEGEERTPNYLPKAFGETAVVVEGENTITGNLLLNDENGNGPSKVSAITYFPEGGGAPVTESVPAGGSLTANTQYGSFTINSDGTWSYLSDPTETHGADNVLKDPIVYTVSDIDGDIALSSLVIDVLDTFPVIGTPLPSSVDEDDLDNAQSVGTDPVKESVTVGGSLGVVPGEDPIDTYFTSQDAPTGLTSGGKEVKYYVSGDGHTLIAYTGSSVNPDGTPVDKVFSVEIIDPYDQSGSQRYEFTLLDQIDHPAAAGENTMDFTFDFQVRDSNEGTLDTDNGSFTVTVVDDVPILKGPSTSLTAISGKVYEDALGHESDSGDLSTGNQETIPGVTQVAQLSGSGTSGSQASLSTLFSIGADEPALSYRLTTDSSLLSAAQSGLTSNSETVLYSVNSDGSQLTATAGTRTVFTLNVSSSGTWNFDLEDQLDHSGSDSDSETMLANSQSLLNFTKLIEVTDADNDTVNLGTLGGSNSQLFTVTVENDIPTLKGPSTSLTAISGKVYEDALGHESDSGDLSTGNQETIPGVTQVAQLTGSGTSGSQASLSTLFSIGADEPALSYRLTTDSSLLSAAQSGLTSNSETVLYSVNSDGSQLTATAGTRTVFTLNVSSSGTWNFDLEDQLDHSGSDSDSETMLANSQSLLNFTKLIEVTDADNDTVNLGTLGGSNSQLFTVTVENDIPTLKGPSTSLTAISGKVYEDALGHESDSGDLSTGNQETIPGVTQVAQLSGSGTSGSQASLSTLFSIGADEPALSYRLTTDSSLLSAAQSGLTSNSETVLYSVNSDGSQLTATAGTRTVFTLNVSSSGTWNFDLEDQLDHSGSDSDSETMLANSQSLLNFTKLIEVTDADNDTVNLGTLGGSNSQLFTVTVENDIPTLKGPSTSLTAISGKVYEDALGHESDSGDLSTGNQETIPGVTQVAQLSGSGTSGSQASLSTLFSIGADEPALSYRLTTDSSLISAAQSGLTSNSETVLYSVNSDGSQLTATAGTRTVFTLNVSSSGTWNFDLEDQLDHSGSDSDSETMLANSQSLLNFTKLIEVTDADNDTVNLGTLGGSNSQLFTVTVENDIPTLKGPSTSLTAISGKVYEDALGHESDSGDLSTGNQETIPGVTQVAQLTGSGTSGSQASLSTLFSIGADEPALSYRLTTDSSLLSAAQSGLTSNSETVLYSVNSDGSQLTATAGTRTVFTLNVSSSGTWNFDLEDQLDHSGSDSDSETMLANSQSLLNFTKLIEVTDADNDTVNLGTLGGSNSQLFTVTVENDIPTLKGPSTSLTAISGKVYEDALGHESDSGDLSTGNQETIPGVTQVAQLTGSGTSGSQASLSTLFSIGADEPALSYRLTTDSSLLSAAQSGLTSNSETVLYSVNSDGSQLTATAGTRTVFTLNVSSSGTWNFDLEDQLDHSGSDSDSETMLANSQSLLNFTKLIEVTDADNDTVNLGTLGGSNSQLFTVTVENDIPTLKGPSTSLTAISGKVYEDALGHESDSGDLSTGNQETIPGVTQVAQLSGSGTSGSQASLSTLFSIGADEPALSYRLTTDSSLLSAAQSGLTSNSETVLYSVNSDGSQLTATAGTRTVFTLNVSSSGTWNFDLEDQLDHSGSDSDSETMLANSQSLLNFTKLIEVTDADNDTVNLGTLGGSNSQLFTVTVENDIPTLKGPSTSLTAISGKVYEDALGHESDSGDLSTGNQETIPGVTQVAQLSGSGTSGSQASLSTLFSIGADEPALSYRLTTDSSLLSAAQSGLTSNSETVLYSVNSDGSQLTATAGTRTVFTLNVSSSGTWNFDLEDQLDHSGSDSDSETMLANSQSLLNFTKLIEVTDADNDTVNLGTLGGSNSQLFTVTVENDIPTLKGPSTSLTAISGKVYEDALGHESDSGDLSTGNQETIPGVTQVAQLTGSGTSGSQASLSTLFSIGADEPALSYRLTTDSSLISAAQSGLTSNSETVLYSVNSDGSQLTATAGTRTVFTLNVSSSGAWNFDLEDQLDHSGSDSDSETMLANSQSLLNFTKLIEVTDADNDTVNLGTLGGSNSQLFTVTVENDIPTLKGPSTSLTAISGKVYEDALGHESDSGDLSTGNQETIPGVTQVAQLSGSGTSGSQASLSTLFSIGADEPALSYRLTTDSSLISAAQSGLTSNSETVLYSVNSDGSQLTATAGTRTVFTLNVSSSGTWNFDLEDQLDHSGSDSDSETMLANSQSLLNFTKLIEVTDADNDTVNLGTLGGSNSQLFTVTVENDIPIATDDYKVGESPKNQAWWSVEEGGVTDVALPDFPGALASNKASGNLLSGTVISGSLSGVDLPGADETIALVSFTYKNEAGTVETGTVGQWANTQYGWLKVMANGDFEYISDSYSTHTASNFLNEELTYTVRDADGDLATAQFKIKITDTDSDIDSPDQSDIYEKYLPGGSAPDATKTFGIEDIIVDQGKDPKELFFDYAVVGGVPDIGSKPITISAEESDPPLFSELTSKGRALTYTLSSDKRTLTASTTVGSETVFTVEILGNMDFNGTPQYKFTLYQPLDHIPDLPGDPGTEIREDEIDLMFDLAIWDKNEQLDKTTVQIPITIYDDNTLPTPKAMTVVEDSPTAANTITTSADATSLNTSVPAKGDTNGPKYGTAVVNANGTITYTPDGDYSGEDSFVYTHIDEDGNSHQVTVNVTVTPVSDEPDMADTSTETREDQPIPLGLVAPAITDETDLNGAAIAGDDSERFGLITLGGIPEGAQLLKSDGTVLFTGTATDNDVTIRLTDGLYMNAIPVAELMTLNTTDFNALKILPPPDSNVNFTVTMSVTEYEVDGSGNQKTVGAALVPGVTKTVNDVITVKAVTDRVDLQWKTTAPDTTTDPSHPDSFVDPLPTRTLDTEDRDYMYTTLEDGTLNKWIAEDSTFNLKSLLEYTAVDPLDTNNTVLGNPAENTRAGDTSETRQIVLSNLPVGAVVNGTTIDATGTISILLADGKTLPDITMTPPKDFSGDLKDIKVTLTTIDTESVAAESGLIVQEEDYVMLNLYVKPVADDIVSPDVSTPEDTSVKFMLGLVPTDTSTDPLIGGEEVITGITIKALPAGWKLYDENGVLLTTGTGADYTVASGDVTTPYTGDPTGKTFNYQYYTIKPPGHSSADIPELSIEVTSTDTSDPDGDGIADMVDTRTVIHKMKVTVTPMGEKIGADTDEDGQTDLPLVTAVANTDENLSADLKMNPSHDYGVVTATEDEWFKLHRVSIAGDLGNFDLKTPWSNEDTTTLSYQDSSEKTYALFTPQDSSGIDLTDSWFKYNDGSADQIRMYSGTPIEVPVEFLDTLEFKPPEHVAADNIKIIVNAKTVDTDQDPGGTVNTQITGKVVLTLDIVPAADQVTLAAYSPAGYEDGSSSALNPSPATPALPIPLYINPQSDDTDGSETFDIKISDIPDGAKIMYGGSELSISSGSVDIPNFNSSIELGIIPPANSDDDFVLEVTGTSKDGLNLSPGVVLNLPVQVAGVADTATLLVNEPTFVENNVDTTGNHRILLNSAITGSAMVDGVDGSESLTVKITGLDSKFDIEGATYLSGDGTGRIWVTSALSGVNIVVPNNYSGDITFTGTPVTSEREGSVLTGTAQSFTIHVTPSPESEMVLDTEFNEDQLTRVMFDIVQGPSADPDLDEQLQKVYLKVGGTGVPDGVENREFTLYYGAAGTKTLAQAVLADDIRIVTISGVVAYELDGTADYNNIYVRYGADTDGESTFKASYDIFDPSTGLTTTCCNDYTLTVKAVTDPITESLETIDPDTNHTVTVNAGYQTVSATGYTIFTVPVTVSQVDEVSEGPNGVDDDTSETLVKFVIDGVPQGVSVEGAVYAGDVWDAGTLTYVNSGRWIVYDGRTFDGSPDLTKDIVFNVDGTADELKGLNQPITIMAYSQDMGTDPALASSDVAFASATFTLVTPAVPADFNETGRPTDVPPTVTDWRIDASFVPVEDKPAALSELVKTPTVSGTGLEPFTVTLSGLPAGSVVAAVSGTAYRVDQFTQGGKTVYSISGSGGTTGLQDLLSKVTLTTPPDDNSNNSAPINLEMTITTYVPGSNQANAVATSTPLEITPVTDATTIIIAAPDVPEDTSETFTITFSNSADTATYTDVLADKLYIQLDESGMVPDGTINQGTLSLESGGTTVTEVLSIPGVTPVAGMRYFEVTGVDSISGSVELTYKPYNSPTGHASGSVGLTAYLDTLESNASNQLQNSQTATFDITPVNDLYVITSVIATGSEDDLRIPLVITGTGLIDTDGSEKVVSALLENVPDGYLVYYGVDSASATLALNVGDDGTGNTWALPLNSGALPAYIAVKPPLHVSGDVSGMQLTVYSRESELTLLEKTSVPFTLKVAPVADEVKPDFFKPTKTFGTEGALIPLNLNLILDDQDGSETATLTFEGLGAHASFYDQAGNEVVPAGYDSVNDIYTLSGIPAYDPLGKYDVNNLFVVQSARTGTVAVTAYTVDTASGYLPVDSSGSTPTASFTLDISEKVPTAGADTLLYDGDADVANTRSYDGLAGEDTLVLRKGEGIDFATDRSIFNIEKIDMTVSGANSLTHITWEDVAAMTDPSTHDLYILGDGSDSVQFASTGWSKSSPGGAYDEYTNTNDVTIKVYVQTAINDTIV
- a CDS encoding 6-pyruvoyl trahydropterin synthase family protein; the encoded protein is MRISRKIEIDYGHTLPNSFSFCNQLHGHRGVIVATVEGKMIERTGGDEEGMVMDFKFLKEIMVEHIHDKLDHGFAVWKEDHEDLEFILKRNSRVLITDEPPTAECLAKWAFNQLRHRLPEGVLLREVRWYETPNNWADYDGIQ
- a CDS encoding radical SAM protein, with protein sequence MKHVFGPVPSKRLGQSLGIDLLPMKSCTWNCIYCQLGRTKHYVTERCEFYPPDAILSEIRQTLAGGAHIDWITFVGSGETLLYKGLGFLIGELKKITPIPIAVITNGSLLYLPEVRSELIEADAVLPSLNAGSKELYERIDRPAPGFTFRQHLDGLIQFRREYRGRLWVEVMLLRGINDSDEALYDLAAALKLVSPDMVHLVQPTRPATESDVSVPEDDRVEQAIRILSTVALVVHPVKGGMNLREVPDLLEAVAAIISRHPVQERELSLALADRFSDDFAKVESVMKELIATGRFNTVEQAGEVYWIPS